A stretch of Brachyspira suanatina DNA encodes these proteins:
- a CDS encoding DNA/RNA non-specific endonuclease, translating into MRIYICFIIIFIISCQTNQVYNIKNEDDKSHFLKIYRIEYLKPNIKYNINGTLYSTDKQSRIYKVIRKDNLILSNAKRNNYAQRKIVELYGIKDHDQGGHIIGRQFGGSPNIDNLISINKKLNIGEMKKTEMEWRESIIKGYEINDIIIDINYIYTNTRPYIIIINYNIEKGYTNYRIQKIFTNE; encoded by the coding sequence CAAACTAATCAGGTATATAATATAAAAAATGAAGATGATAAATCTCATTTTCTTAAAATATATAGAATAGAATATCTAAAACCTAATATAAAATACAATATAAATGGGACACTATACAGCACAGACAAACAATCAAGAATATATAAAGTAATAAGAAAAGATAATCTCATACTCTCAAATGCTAAAAGAAATAATTATGCCCAAAGAAAAATTGTAGAACTTTATGGCATAAAAGATCATGATCAAGGCGGACATATAATAGGAAGGCAATTTGGAGGATCTCCTAATATTGATAATCTTATATCAATAAATAAAAAATTAAATATTGGAGAAATGAAAAAAACAGAAATGGAATGGAGAGAAAGCATTATAAAAGGTTATGAAATAAATGATATTATTATAGATATAAATTACATATACACTAATACTAGACCATATATAATTATCATCAATTATAATATAGAAAAAGGTTATACAAATTATAGAATACAAAAAATATTTACAAATGAGTAA